Proteins encoded within one genomic window of uncultured Fusobacterium sp.:
- the ptsP gene encoding phosphoenolpyruvate--protein phosphotransferase, whose product MSKVVKGIEASPGIAIGQIFLYQEKELVIDEKRKCDSDCEKERLLNGREKSKEQLLKIREKTAEKLGEDKAAIFDGHITLLEDEDLFDEVVDIIEDEEICAEAALQRGIDDYCEMLANLEDEYLRERAADLRDIGKRWLYNTAGVEILDLGSLPPNTVIAAKDLTPSDTAQIDLQNVVAFITEIGGKTAHSSIMARSLELPAVVGTGNICSLVKSGDNVIVDALKGDIIINPTEEEITKYQEKRANFFAEKELLKQLKDKEAISKDGVKVGAWANIGSPKDIEGVLRNGAKGIGLYRTEFLFMNNDRFPTEDEQFEAYKIVAEKMEGKPVTIRTMDIGGDKSLPYMQLPKEENPFLGWRAIRVCLDRPEILKTQFRALLRASAFGYIKIMLPMIMDISEIRRARAILEECKAELREEGAKFDENIALGIMVETPAVAFRARSFAEEVDFFSIGTNDLTQYTLAVDRGNEHISHLYNTYNPTVLEAIRMAIKGAHEAGITISMCGEFAGDENATAILFGMGLDAFSMSAISVPRIKKNIMSLEKAKCEALVEEVMAQKTPDEVLAIVKKFNKENMR is encoded by the coding sequence ATGAGTAAAGTAGTTAAGGGTATTGAAGCATCTCCAGGTATAGCAATAGGACAAATATTTCTATATCAAGAGAAAGAATTAGTTATTGATGAAAAAAGAAAATGTGATTCTGATTGTGAAAAAGAGAGATTGTTAAATGGTAGAGAAAAATCAAAAGAGCAACTTCTAAAAATCAGAGAAAAAACTGCTGAAAAATTAGGAGAAGATAAAGCTGCTATATTTGATGGACACATTACTCTATTAGAAGATGAAGACCTATTTGATGAAGTTGTTGACATCATTGAAGATGAAGAGATTTGTGCTGAAGCAGCTCTTCAAAGAGGAATTGATGATTACTGCGAAATGCTTGCTAACTTAGAAGATGAATATTTAAGAGAAAGAGCAGCAGACCTTAGAGATATTGGAAAAAGATGGTTATATAATACTGCTGGTGTAGAAATACTAGATTTAGGATCATTACCTCCAAACACAGTAATAGCTGCTAAAGACTTAACTCCATCTGATACAGCTCAAATAGATTTACAAAATGTAGTAGCATTTATTACAGAAATCGGTGGTAAAACAGCTCACTCATCTATTATGGCTAGATCATTAGAATTACCAGCTGTAGTAGGAACAGGAAACATCTGTTCTCTTGTTAAAAGCGGTGACAATGTTATTGTAGATGCTCTTAAGGGAGATATTATCATTAATCCTACTGAAGAAGAGATTACTAAATATCAAGAAAAAAGAGCTAACTTCTTTGCTGAGAAAGAGCTTTTAAAACAATTAAAAGATAAAGAAGCTATCTCTAAAGATGGTGTTAAAGTTGGAGCTTGGGCAAACATTGGATCTCCTAAAGATATTGAAGGAGTACTAAGAAATGGAGCTAAAGGAATAGGATTATACAGAACTGAATTCCTATTCATGAATAACGATAGATTCCCTACTGAAGATGAGCAATTTGAAGCTTACAAAATAGTAGCTGAAAAAATGGAAGGAAAACCTGTAACTATTAGAACTATGGATATCGGTGGAGACAAATCTCTTCCTTATATGCAATTACCAAAAGAGGAAAATCCATTCCTTGGATGGAGAGCTATAAGAGTATGTCTAGATAGACCAGAAATCTTAAAAACTCAATTTAGAGCATTATTAAGAGCTTCTGCTTTTGGATATATCAAAATCATGCTTCCTATGATAATGGATATCAGTGAAATCAGAAGAGCTAGAGCTATCTTAGAAGAGTGTAAAGCTGAATTAAGAGAAGAGGGAGCTAAATTTGATGAAAATATAGCTTTAGGAATAATGGTTGAAACTCCTGCTGTTGCTTTCAGAGCTAGAAGCTTTGCTGAAGAAGTTGATTTCTTCTCAATAGGAACTAACGACTTAACTCAATATACTCTAGCTGTTGATAGAGGAAATGAGCATATTTCTCACTTATACAATACTTATAATCCAACTGTATTAGAAGCAATAAGAATGGCTATAAAAGGAGCTCATGAAGCTGGAATAACTATTTCTATGTGTGGAGAATTTGCTGGAGATGAAAATGCTACTGCTATACTATTTGGTATGGGACTAGATGCATTCTCAATGTCAGCTATATCAGTACCTAGAATTAAGAAAAATATTATGTCTTTAGAAAAAGCTAAATGTGAAGCTTTAGTTGAAGAAGTAATGGCTCAAAAAACTCCTGATGAAGTTTTAGCTATTGTAAAAAAATTCAATAAAGAAAATATGAGATAA
- the ade gene encoding adenine deaminase gives MTKSERRELIKAALGYNSATLKIENANLVNVFSGEIYLANIYIYGKYIADIVEVDKDSNKKAEKTIDIQGKYLVPGFIDSHLHIESSHLTPYHFAEAVIPKGTTTIIADPHEICNAMGEEGLDYMLKASEGLPMNQYYLVPSCIPSVVGLENTGSEFDAELVDKLLDKERVLGLGEVMDYIGVIHNDKRMEDIIDVAYQKKMFLQGHSPELQGQELSAYLCGGPYTCHETRNGVHAIDKIRKGMTVDARESSISKNIRGIVENIKNFKSPRNLTLCTDDREPKDILEKGHINDCVRVAIDAGLDPIEAIRAVTLNTAQIYKLDKRGAIAPSYFADMLVIDNLKDINVEKVFFEGKLVAENDKLLVDIKKPQISTEKKNSVEIGELSLEDFKIKAPIENGKLEIIGMEYISKFTSVTRKKNFIVDVKNGYVDLKGTDLNFAIVINRYGKGTKSIAVVENFYMNRGAIATTYSHDSHNLTIIYKNPKDALFAAQRVKEIAGGIVLIENEKVVKEMPFPIAGMLSKKDALHLGNDIVEMNKILRDYGIETASPITRPSTLSLIVIPEVKLSDMGLIEVVSQKIIKQF, from the coding sequence ATGACAAAGAGTGAAAGAAGAGAGTTAATAAAAGCAGCCTTAGGTTATAATAGTGCTACATTAAAAATAGAAAATGCCAATTTAGTAAATGTTTTTTCAGGGGAAATTTATTTGGCAAATATATATATTTATGGGAAATATATTGCTGATATAGTTGAAGTAGATAAGGATTCTAATAAAAAAGCAGAAAAAACTATAGATATACAAGGAAAGTATTTAGTTCCAGGATTTATAGATTCTCATCTTCATATAGAAAGTAGTCATCTTACTCCATATCATTTTGCTGAAGCTGTAATTCCTAAAGGAACAACTACTATAATAGCTGATCCCCATGAAATTTGTAACGCTATGGGAGAAGAGGGCTTAGATTATATGTTAAAAGCTTCTGAAGGATTACCTATGAACCAATACTATTTAGTTCCTTCTTGTATTCCTTCTGTGGTAGGACTGGAAAATACTGGATCAGAATTTGATGCTGAATTAGTAGATAAATTATTGGATAAGGAAAGAGTATTAGGATTAGGAGAAGTTATGGATTATATAGGAGTAATTCATAATGATAAAAGAATGGAAGATATAATAGATGTAGCTTATCAAAAAAAGATGTTTTTACAAGGACATTCTCCTGAATTACAGGGACAAGAACTTTCAGCTTATTTATGTGGAGGACCATATACTTGCCATGAAACAAGAAATGGAGTACATGCTATTGATAAAATAAGAAAAGGTATGACTGTAGATGCTAGAGAAAGTTCCATATCTAAAAATATAAGAGGAATTGTGGAAAATATAAAAAACTTTAAATCCCCAAGAAATCTTACATTGTGTACTGATGATAGAGAACCAAAAGATATTTTAGAGAAAGGACATATAAATGATTGTGTGAGAGTGGCAATAGATGCTGGTCTTGATCCAATAGAAGCTATAAGAGCAGTAACATTAAATACAGCTCAAATATATAAACTAGATAAACGTGGAGCAATTGCCCCTAGTTATTTTGCAGATATGCTTGTAATAGATAATCTAAAGGATATAAATGTGGAAAAAGTATTTTTTGAGGGAAAACTTGTAGCTGAAAATGATAAATTACTTGTAGATATTAAAAAACCACAAATTTCAACTGAGAAAAAAAATAGTGTTGAAATTGGAGAGTTATCCCTTGAAGATTTTAAAATAAAAGCTCCAATAGAAAATGGAAAATTAGAGATTATAGGAATGGAATATATAAGTAAATTTACAAGTGTAACTCGTAAGAAAAACTTTATAGTAGATGTAAAAAATGGATATGTAGATTTAAAAGGAACAGACTTAAACTTTGCTATTGTAATTAATAGATATGGAAAAGGGACAAAGTCCATAGCAGTAGTAGAGAATTTCTATATGAATAGAGGAGCAATAGCTACTACATATTCTCATGATTCACATAATTTAACAATAATCTATAAAAATCCTAAAGATGCCTTATTTGCTGCTCAAAGAGTAAAAGAGATAGCTGGAGGAATTGTATTAATAGAAAATGAAAAGGTAGTAAAAGAGATGCCTTTCCCAATAGCTGGTATGTTATCTAAAAAAGATGCTTTACATTTGGGAAATGATATAGTAGAGATGAATAAGATATTAAGAGATTATGGAATAGAGACAGCTAGTCCTATTACAAGGCCAAGTACTTTATCTTTAATTGTAATTCCTGAAGTTAAACTTAGTGATATGGGACTAATAGAAGTGGTTAGTCAAAAAATAATTAAACAATTTTAG
- the udk gene encoding uridine kinase: protein MKNCILIGVAGGSGSGKTTVANNLVKAFKSEDAALVEQDAYYKELTGLTLEEKAKVNFDHPDSIEFELLKRHLEALKNGEAIDRPIYDFTTHSRKEGSVKINPSKIIIVEGILIFAVPEIRELFDVKIFVDTDADEMILRRIERDMNERGRSFESVKNQYLTTVKPMYLEFCEPSKRYADVIIPRGGENKIAIDMIISNLKGYLTENN, encoded by the coding sequence ATGAAAAATTGCATTTTAATTGGAGTAGCAGGAGGAAGTGGAAGTGGAAAAACAACTGTTGCTAACAATTTAGTAAAAGCTTTTAAATCTGAAGATGCAGCCTTAGTTGAACAAGATGCTTATTATAAAGAATTAACAGGTCTTACTTTAGAAGAAAAAGCTAAAGTCAATTTTGATCACCCTGATTCAATAGAGTTTGAATTATTAAAAAGACATTTAGAAGCACTTAAAAATGGAGAAGCTATCGATAGACCTATATATGATTTTACTACTCACTCTAGAAAAGAGGGATCAGTTAAAATTAATCCATCTAAAATCATTATAGTAGAAGGAATCTTAATCTTTGCTGTTCCTGAAATTAGAGAATTATTTGATGTTAAAATATTTGTTGATACAGATGCTGATGAGATGATTTTAAGAAGAATTGAAAGAGATATGAATGAAAGAGGTAGAAGTTTTGAATCTGTAAAAAATCAATATCTTACTACTGTAAAACCTATGTATCTTGAATTTTGCGAACCAAGTAAGCGTTATGCTGATGTAATTATTCCTAGAGGTGGAGAAAATAAAATTGCCATTGATATGATCATTAGCAATTTAAAAGGATACTTAACTGAAAATAATTAA
- a CDS encoding Hsp20/alpha crystallin family protein translates to MLMPSIFRKGFIDDVFDDDFFGDSFRKQSSFGKTDIKELKDNYLLEVELPGFNKEDIKAEINNGYLIITAAHNENKDEKDKEGRYIRKERYTGQFTRSFYVGENITQEDIKGKFENGLLKLEVPKKEAQEKVEEKKYIQIEG, encoded by the coding sequence ATGTTAATGCCTAGTATTTTTAGAAAAGGATTTATTGATGATGTTTTTGATGATGATTTCTTTGGAGATAGTTTCAGAAAACAAAGCTCTTTTGGAAAAACTGATATAAAAGAACTTAAAGATAATTATCTTCTTGAAGTTGAACTTCCTGGTTTTAATAAAGAGGATATAAAAGCTGAAATCAATAATGGATATTTAATCATTACAGCTGCCCACAATGAAAATAAAGATGAAAAAGATAAAGAGGGTAGATATATAAGAAAAGAAAGATACACTGGTCAATTTACAAGAAGTTTTTATGTGGGAGAAAATATAACTCAAGAAGATATTAAAGGAAAATTTGAAAATGGTCTACTAAAATTAGAAGTTCCTAAAAAAGAGGCTCAAGAAAAAGTAGAAGAGAAAAAATATATTCAAATAGAAGGATAA
- a CDS encoding DMT family transporter yields the protein MKEKSNKLITIFPIFSGIFFGSGGIFIRRLIEMGIDSYSIVFLRVFIALPILILWLFFTDKKLFYIKLKDTWIFFGAGVLGTLGLNLSYNYSITELSLSLSAILLSLAPIFVVIFSFFLFKEKITSIKIWCMILAIVGSILASGVFEDMTTMHWSFKGIVVGLFAAIFYSLYSIFSKIAMEKKYDALTITLYSTLAITIVLFPLNDWKYVKEILSINPLNMSIFMILHSLCTCIFPYALYTIALNHMDAGKASILCSCEPIAATIFGLLFYNEVPTLLSLVGLVIVLIALGVLSLKKNSK from the coding sequence ATGAAAGAAAAATCAAATAAACTTATTACTATTTTTCCTATATTTTCAGGTATTTTTTTTGGATCTGGAGGTATATTTATAAGAAGATTAATTGAAATGGGAATAGATAGTTACTCAATTGTTTTTTTAAGAGTTTTTATTGCTCTTCCAATACTAATTTTATGGCTTTTCTTTACTGATAAAAAGCTATTTTATATTAAATTAAAAGATACTTGGATATTTTTTGGAGCAGGAGTTTTAGGAACACTTGGATTAAATCTAAGCTACAATTATTCCATCACTGAACTTTCTCTTTCTTTATCAGCTATTTTATTAAGTCTAGCTCCTATTTTTGTTGTAATTTTTTCCTTCTTTCTATTTAAAGAAAAAATTACATCTATTAAAATTTGGTGTATGATCTTAGCTATTGTAGGAAGCATTTTAGCTAGTGGAGTTTTTGAAGATATGACTACTATGCATTGGTCTTTTAAAGGGATTGTTGTTGGTCTTTTTGCAGCAATTTTTTATTCATTATACAGTATCTTTTCTAAAATCGCCATGGAGAAAAAATATGATGCTCTTACAATTACGCTTTATAGTACATTAGCTATTACAATAGTTCTTTTTCCTTTAAACGATTGGAAATATGTTAAAGAAATCTTGAGTATTAATCCTTTAAACATGTCAATTTTTATGATTTTACATTCACTTTGCACTTGTATCTTTCCCTATGCTTTATATACAATAGCTTTAAACCATATGGATGCTGGGAAAGCTTCTATTTTATGTTCTTGTGAGCCAATAGCTGCTACAATATTTGGTTTATTATTCTATAATGAAGTTCCTACACTTCTATCTTTAGTTGGATTAGTAATAGTTCTAATAGCTTTAGGGGTTTTAAGTCTTAAAAAAAATTCTAAATAA
- a CDS encoding bile acid:sodium symporter family protein — MKKIKEMSVGTFFTRFSEFLGKYFVVLVIFIAIIALIFPSPFLVLVKTKVFGQSLVTTGLGIIMFIMGITMNENDFKIILTNPKDIFIGCLAQFTIMPLVAFGLAKTLNLSPELAVGLVLLGTCPGGTASNVMTYLAKGDVALSIGMTTISTLLAPILTPVLTYILAGQWVKINITAMVLDIFKVVIIPIFLGLIFHKLFKEKILKISKFLVIIPILTILVVMGMCVAPNRANLINSGMILIVAVCVHNWLGFALGYFVGTLTGMNETKKKALSIEVGLQNSGLAVGLSTQFGNPLCALPAAIATVIHQVSGSFIANVFSGNVDFKFFKFKKKVSVKY; from the coding sequence ATGAAAAAGATTAAAGAAATGAGTGTAGGTACGTTTTTTACTAGGTTTAGTGAGTTTTTAGGAAAATACTTTGTAGTACTAGTTATTTTCATTGCTATTATTGCATTAATATTTCCTTCTCCATTCTTAGTACTTGTAAAAACTAAAGTTTTTGGACAATCTTTAGTTACAACTGGCTTAGGAATAATTATGTTTATTATGGGAATCACTATGAATGAAAATGATTTTAAAATTATTTTAACAAATCCTAAAGATATTTTTATTGGATGCTTAGCTCAATTTACAATTATGCCATTAGTGGCTTTTGGCTTAGCTAAAACATTAAATTTATCTCCTGAATTGGCTGTTGGTTTAGTTCTATTGGGAACTTGTCCAGGAGGAACTGCTAGTAATGTTATGACATACTTAGCTAAAGGAGATGTAGCTCTATCTATTGGAATGACTACCATTTCAACTTTATTAGCTCCTATTTTAACACCTGTTTTGACATATATTTTAGCAGGACAATGGGTAAAAATAAATATTACAGCTATGGTATTAGATATCTTTAAGGTAGTTATTATTCCTATTTTTTTAGGTTTAATTTTTCATAAATTATTTAAAGAAAAAATCTTAAAAATTTCAAAATTTTTAGTTATCATTCCTATTTTAACTATCTTAGTTGTTATGGGAATGTGTGTAGCTCCTAATAGGGCTAATCTAATTAATTCTGGAATGATTTTGATTGTAGCTGTTTGTGTACATAACTGGCTAGGTTTTGCTTTAGGATATTTTGTTGGCACTTTAACTGGAATGAATGAAACTAAGAAAAAAGCCTTATCAATCGAAGTTGGTCTTCAAAACTCTGGTTTAGCTGTTGGTTTATCTACTCAATTTGGTAATCCTTTATGTGCTCTTCCAGCTGCTATTGCTACTGTTATCCATCAAGTTTCAGGATCATTCATTGCCAATGTTTTTTCTGGTAATGTAGATTTTAAATTCTTTAAATTCAAAAAGAAAGTATCTGTTAAATATTAA
- a CDS encoding iron-containing alcohol dehydrogenase family protein codes for MLTKNMFLPNYSIGDEAYKEILNICPKYGKKVVFIGGKTALSQAENKIKEYLKNSKIQILGTFWYGGEAAYENVETLKNKQEILEADMIFAVGGGKALDTCKVLSSELDKVLFTFPTIASTCAATTSVCAMYNLDGSFKDLYWRKQPAKHTFIDTSIISQAPQKYIWAGIGDTLAKGYEPEFSARGKELDYQNSVGITLSKLCCEPLIKYGEKALENCKNGKVSQELVEVILSIIVNTGLVSNCVINDYNSCVAHAICYGFSMIPEVEENHLHGELVSYGVLVQLMLDNNIPELKKLINFYKRIKLPTSYTKFSISSEDIDKIVLKRASEVNDVKVTAFPVNYELLKKALYQLENFNIY; via the coding sequence ATGTTAACAAAAAATATGTTTTTACCTAATTACTCTATTGGAGATGAAGCTTACAAAGAGATTTTAAATATTTGCCCTAAATATGGAAAAAAAGTTGTTTTCATTGGTGGAAAAACAGCTCTATCCCAAGCAGAAAATAAAATAAAGGAATATTTAAAAAATTCAAAAATTCAAATTTTAGGAACATTTTGGTATGGTGGAGAAGCTGCTTATGAAAATGTTGAAACTCTTAAAAATAAACAAGAGATACTTGAAGCTGATATGATATTTGCTGTTGGTGGAGGAAAAGCTTTAGATACTTGTAAAGTCCTTTCTTCTGAATTAGATAAAGTGTTATTTACTTTTCCTACTATTGCTTCTACTTGTGCTGCTACAACTTCTGTTTGTGCTATGTATAATTTAGATGGTTCTTTTAAAGATCTATATTGGAGAAAACAACCAGCAAAACATACATTTATTGATACTTCAATAATTTCTCAAGCTCCTCAAAAATATATTTGGGCTGGTATAGGAGATACATTAGCTAAAGGATATGAACCTGAATTTTCTGCTAGAGGAAAAGAGTTAGATTATCAAAATTCTGTAGGAATAACTCTTTCTAAACTTTGCTGTGAACCACTTATTAAATATGGAGAAAAAGCTTTAGAAAATTGTAAAAATGGTAAAGTTTCTCAAGAACTAGTAGAGGTTATACTTAGTATAATTGTAAACACGGGGCTTGTTTCTAACTGTGTTATAAACGACTACAATAGTTGTGTAGCTCATGCTATATGTTATGGTTTTTCTATGATACCTGAAGTAGAAGAAAATCATCTACATGGAGAACTTGTATCTTATGGAGTATTAGTTCAACTTATGTTAGATAATAATATCCCAGAATTAAAAAAACTAATAAATTTTTATAAAAGAATAAAGCTTCCTACAAGTTACACTAAATTTTCAATCTCTTCAGAAGATATTGATAAAATAGTTTTAAAAAGAGCTAGTGAAGTTAATGATGTAAAAGTAACTGCTTTTCCTGTTAACTATGAACTTTTAAAGAAAGCTTTATATCAGCTTGAAAATTTTAATATTTATTAA
- the guaA gene encoding glutamine-hydrolyzing GMP synthase — protein MEVKMKENSIIILDFGSQYNQLIARRVREMGVYAEVVPYFEPLDKILERKPKGIILSGGPASVYLEGAPTISKELYQQGIPVLGICYGMQITTHLMGGEVARADKQEFGKAELIIDDLESPLFQGVPNNSKVWMSHNDHVTKMAPGFVQIGHTDSCVAATYNKDINTYCIQFHAEVTHSEYGTQILRNFVFNVAKCEQNWSMGNYIEETIKNIRETVGDKKVLLGLSGGVDSSVAATLIHKAIGDQLTCIFVDTGLLRKDEAKKVMEVYGENFHMNIKCVDAEERFLSKLAGVSDPESKRKIIGKEFIEVFDEEAAKLTDVEFLAQGTIYPDVIESMSVKGPSMTIKSHHNVGGLPEDMKFKLLEPLRELFKDEVRKVGRELGIPDHMVDRHPFPGPGLGIRILGEVSKEKADILREADDIFIEELRKADLYNKVSQAFVVLLPVKSVGVMGDERTYEYTAVLRSANTIDFMTATWSHLPFDFLERVSNRILNEVKGINRLTYDISSKPPATIEWE, from the coding sequence ATGGAGGTTAAGATGAAAGAAAATAGTATTATTATACTAGACTTTGGTTCTCAATACAATCAATTGATTGCTAGAAGAGTCAGAGAAATGGGTGTTTATGCTGAAGTTGTTCCTTATTTCGAACCTTTAGACAAAATACTTGAAAGAAAACCTAAGGGAATTATTTTATCTGGGGGACCAGCTTCTGTATATTTAGAAGGAGCACCAACTATAAGTAAAGAGTTATACCAACAAGGAATTCCTGTACTAGGAATTTGTTATGGAATGCAAATTACTACTCACTTAATGGGAGGAGAAGTAGCTAGAGCTGACAAACAAGAGTTTGGTAAAGCTGAGTTAATAATTGACGATTTAGAAAGCCCTCTTTTCCAAGGAGTGCCTAATAATTCTAAAGTTTGGATGAGCCACAATGACCATGTAACAAAAATGGCACCTGGATTCGTTCAAATTGGACATACAGATTCATGTGTAGCTGCTACTTACAATAAAGATATCAATACTTATTGTATTCAATTCCATGCTGAAGTTACTCACTCTGAATATGGAACACAAATACTTAGAAATTTCGTATTTAATGTAGCTAAATGTGAACAAAACTGGTCTATGGGAAATTATATAGAAGAAACTATAAAAAATATTAGAGAAACAGTAGGAGATAAGAAAGTATTATTAGGACTTTCTGGAGGGGTTGACTCATCTGTTGCTGCTACTTTAATTCATAAAGCTATTGGAGATCAATTAACTTGTATTTTCGTAGATACAGGACTTTTAAGAAAAGATGAAGCTAAAAAAGTTATGGAAGTATATGGAGAAAACTTCCATATGAATATAAAATGTGTAGATGCTGAAGAAAGATTCCTTTCTAAATTAGCAGGAGTATCTGATCCAGAATCTAAGAGAAAGATAATAGGAAAAGAATTTATCGAAGTATTTGATGAAGAAGCAGCAAAACTTACTGATGTAGAATTCTTAGCTCAAGGAACTATCTATCCAGATGTTATTGAATCTATGTCTGTAAAAGGACCTTCTATGACAATTAAGTCTCACCACAATGTTGGAGGACTTCCTGAAGATATGAAGTTTAAACTTCTTGAACCATTAAGAGAACTTTTTAAAGATGAAGTAAGAAAAGTTGGAAGAGAATTAGGAATACCAGATCATATGGTTGATAGACATCCATTCCCAGGACCTGGACTTGGAATTAGAATCTTAGGAGAAGTTAGCAAAGAAAAAGCTGATATCTTAAGAGAAGCTGATGATATATTCATCGAAGAGTTAAGAAAAGCTGATTTATACAATAAAGTAAGCCAAGCTTTCGTAGTATTATTACCAGTAAAATCAGTAGGAGTAATGGGAGACGAAAGAACTTATGAATATACAGCTGTATTAAGATCTGCTAATACAATAGATTTTATGACAGCTACTTGGTCTCACTTACCATTTGATTTCTTAGAAAGAGTATCAAATAGAATTTTAAATGAGGTTAAGGGTATCAATAGATTAACTTATGATATTTCATCTAAACCACCTGCAACTATAGAGTGGGAATAA
- a CDS encoding Cof-type HAD-IIB family hydrolase, translating to MKIKAIALDLDGTLLTSDKKISEINKNILKDLDKQGIKIFIVTGRTYVSAKPYAEELGIDSAIIAYNGAKVVDYKKDKVIFELPLGEEYTKKVIFLAKEKGFHINLYQNNYWFVEDLEREETKHYAKMTGLTPVKKSFDNFDNYEMTKITIQDMKNSEEFNEFCEEISKIFGKEVYTAKSQSFLFEVLNKNVNKGLILEKVLKTHGISTDECVAFGDANNDLEMLTAVKYGVAMGNSSLDLKSQVNYVTDTNDNNGVAKFLKKYFF from the coding sequence ATGAAAATAAAAGCAATTGCTTTAGATTTAGATGGAACTTTACTCACTTCAGATAAAAAAATTTCTGAAATAAATAAAAATATTTTAAAAGACTTAGATAAACAAGGGATAAAAATATTTATTGTTACAGGAAGAACTTATGTATCAGCAAAACCTTATGCTGAAGAATTAGGAATAGATAGTGCAATAATTGCTTATAATGGAGCAAAAGTAGTGGACTATAAAAAAGATAAAGTTATTTTTGAACTACCATTAGGGGAAGAATATACTAAAAAAGTTATATTTTTAGCAAAAGAAAAGGGATTTCATATAAACTTATATCAAAATAATTATTGGTTTGTAGAAGATTTAGAAAGGGAAGAGACAAAACATTATGCTAAAATGACAGGACTTACACCTGTAAAAAAATCTTTTGATAATTTTGACAACTATGAGATGACTAAAATAACAATACAAGATATGAAAAATTCTGAAGAGTTTAATGAGTTTTGTGAGGAGATTTCTAAAATCTTTGGGAAAGAGGTTTATACTGCTAAATCTCAAAGTTTTCTTTTTGAAGTTTTAAATAAAAATGTAAATAAAGGATTAATTTTAGAGAAAGTTTTAAAAACACATGGAATTTCAACAGATGAATGTGTAGCTTTTGGAGATGCTAACAATGATTTAGAGATGTTAACTGCTGTTAAATATGGAGTTGCTATGGGAAACTCATCTTTAGATTTAAAAAGTCAAGTTAACTATGTAACAGATACAAATGATAATAATGGAGTGGCTAAATTCTTAAAAAAATATTTCTTTTGA
- a CDS encoding NAD(P)H-dependent oxidoreductase, which produces MNSQLKSLILMIVLGTGVIGLYNYINREEKVEIKVINSNDYTSTLTQEERAKLDGITSASIVTANYISEYIPKGFSESNKKKALVVVGEPRKNSIMYDMVYTTMRYLEKNGIEVELRDLYNMNWNPVLHPDEFYSQKDGIGATPEDVAKEQELIKKADYIIFMYPNWHDTANSIVKGYQERVFAQKFAYEIGADGHKGLLKGKGLFTIMNCGYLGGGRGFIGDGVGIEDEKWDNYMKAYEVFDEDLAQWWGMKNLGRFMNDRYPKPTSETYNQDLIKLRKDLESYLKKVFLK; this is translated from the coding sequence ATGAATAGTCAACTTAAGAGTTTAATACTGATGATAGTATTAGGAACAGGAGTAATTGGACTTTATAATTATATTAATAGAGAGGAAAAAGTGGAGATAAAAGTAATTAATTCAAATGATTATACTTCAACTTTAACTCAAGAGGAAAGAGCAAAACTTGATGGAATAACTTCAGCTTCTATTGTTACAGCAAACTATATTTCGGAGTATATTCCAAAAGGGTTTAGTGAGTCAAATAAGAAAAAAGCTTTAGTTGTAGTAGGAGAACCAAGAAAAAACTCAATAATGTATGATATGGTTTATACTACTATGAGATATTTAGAGAAAAATGGTATAGAGGTTGAGTTAAGAGATCTCTATAATATGAATTGGAATCCTGTACTTCATCCAGATGAATTTTATTCTCAAAAAGATGGAATAGGTGCTACTCCTGAAGATGTAGCAAAAGAGCAGGAGCTTATAAAGAAAGCGGACTATATAATTTTTATGTATCCTAATTGGCATGATACTGCAAACTCTATAGTAAAAGGATATCAAGAAAGAGTATTTGCTCAAAAATTTGCTTATGAAATAGGAGCAGATGGACATAAGGGTCTTTTAAAAGGAAAGGGTTTATTTACTATAATGAATTGTGGATATTTAGGTGGTGGAAGAGGATTTATAGGGGATGGAGTTGGAATAGAAGATGAAAAATGGGATAACTACATGAAAGCTTATGAAGTTTTTGATGAAGATTTAGCTCAATGGTGGGGCATGAAAAATTTAGGTAGGTTTATGAATGATAGATATCCTAAACCTACCTCTGAAACATATAATCAAGATTTAATAAAATTAAGAAAAGATTTAGAAAGTTATTTGAAAAAAGTCTTTCTAAAATAA